From Deinococcus detaillensis, one genomic window encodes:
- a CDS encoding copper amine oxidase N-terminal domain-containing protein, whose translation MPFRLPFSFLLPALLGAGLLLSSASAAASAQLQGGTDQTAALLSGQPTKLTNPPRLVQGRTVLPLLEVSALLGQPVSQTLGRIAVGRLVIDPTSLNVTLDAAPQPSGSAALIGDVLYLNARVLADGLNANLSFSDDGRSFSLTALPLGGDPLLPQARFSTDKAVYAPGEKVIYTDYPFDPDGADIVSRKWSNKRDVYFEPGSYTVTLQVTNSRGQVSAPYSRTLTVVGPLMDTPLSYALKYADPGESFPDTLVNTYPLVGTQSMVTAATTLIFSNSPEAPVQSGLLYQDTVSGRARLLAYHLNSLSQPARFYTVARNLESRPVEISTERLGETAPTRIEGQLGQVTLLDYFAGSAQQRFTLQPGESVALYASPTLNPGSGVNVLQDITTSGRVELTFAMLEDKLPPSATVLQQLPYLPADGKHVRGTFPNAVKIIRAQLGSLPARMLIGDGQIDPAILGSDVLSGQPVRLSGNYGVLYDIQIMGTSGVAVALSPRGGLYRGAMNVQDGPISQTVKLPRSGVAITPDKPTLLWRSQSDQLKIDFVPASGSNLPISLVFYQARTPGTLGSLTKTYNP comes from the coding sequence ATGCCTTTTCGCCTGCCTTTTTCTTTTCTTCTTCCCGCTCTCCTCGGCGCAGGTCTGCTGCTGAGTTCGGCGTCAGCCGCCGCCTCGGCGCAGCTTCAGGGCGGCACCGACCAAACGGCGGCGCTGCTCAGCGGCCAGCCCACCAAGCTCACCAACCCGCCGCGTTTGGTGCAGGGCCGCACGGTATTGCCGCTCCTCGAAGTTTCGGCGCTGCTGGGCCAGCCGGTCAGCCAAACGCTGGGGCGAATAGCGGTGGGGCGCTTGGTGATTGACCCCACGTCGCTTAATGTCACGCTCGACGCCGCGCCTCAGCCGAGCGGCAGCGCCGCGCTGATCGGCGATGTGCTGTATCTGAACGCCCGAGTGCTGGCCGACGGCCTGAATGCCAACCTGAGCTTCTCCGACGATGGCCGCAGTTTCTCGCTGACCGCGCTGCCGCTCGGTGGCGACCCGCTGCTGCCTCAGGCCCGCTTCAGCACCGATAAAGCGGTTTACGCGCCGGGCGAAAAAGTCATTTACACCGACTATCCCTTCGACCCTGACGGCGCGGATATCGTCAGCCGCAAATGGAGCAACAAGCGCGACGTGTATTTCGAGCCGGGCAGCTACACCGTGACCTTGCAAGTCACCAATTCGCGCGGCCAAGTCAGCGCTCCTTATTCGCGTACGCTCACTGTGGTTGGCCCGCTGATGGACACGCCCTTGAGCTACGCCCTCAAGTACGCCGACCCCGGCGAGAGCTTCCCCGACACCTTAGTCAACACTTATCCGCTGGTGGGCACCCAGTCTATGGTCACTGCCGCCACCACATTGATTTTTTCCAACAGCCCCGAAGCGCCCGTTCAAAGCGGCCTGCTCTACCAAGACACCGTGTCGGGCCGCGCCCGTTTGTTGGCTTACCACCTGAATTCGCTGAGCCAACCCGCCCGCTTTTATACGGTGGCCCGCAACCTCGAATCGCGTCCGGTGGAGATCAGCACCGAGCGCCTCGGCGAAACGGCTCCCACCCGCATCGAAGGGCAGCTCGGCCAAGTCACTTTGCTCGATTACTTTGCGGGCTCGGCTCAGCAGCGCTTTACTTTGCAGCCCGGCGAGAGCGTGGCCCTCTACGCCAGTCCGACCCTGAATCCGGGCAGCGGCGTGAATGTGCTGCAAGACATCACGACTTCCGGGCGGGTCGAGCTGACTTTCGCCATGCTCGAAGACAAGCTGCCGCCCAGTGCTACCGTTTTGCAGCAGCTTCCTTACCTGCCTGCCGACGGCAAACACGTGCGCGGCACCTTTCCCAACGCCGTAAAAATCATTCGGGCGCAGCTCGGCTCGCTGCCTGCCCGGATGCTCATCGGTGACGGCCAGATCGACCCGGCCATTCTCGGCAGTGACGTGCTGAGTGGCCAGCCAGTACGGCTGAGTGGCAATTACGGCGTGCTGTACGACATTCAGATCATGGGCACCAGCGGCGTGGCGGTGGCGCTGAGTCCCCGGGGCGGCCTTTATAGGGGAGCCATGAACGTGCAAGACGGCCCGATCAGCCAAACTGTCAAACTGCCGCGCAGTGGAGTGGCCATCACGCCGGACAAGCCCACGCTGCTGTGGCGCTCTCAAAGTGACCAGCTCAAAATAGATTTCGTTCCGGCCAGCGGCAGCAATTTGCCGATCAGCTTGGTGTTTTATCAGGCGCGCACCCCCGGCACGCTGGGTAGCCTCACCAAAACCTACAACCCATGA
- a CDS encoding DNA-3-methyladenine glycosylase family protein — protein MPRLPAAHLALARDPALIPLLEAGPLPELPPAADPLASLIRSVNAQQLSVKAAAAIAERVAAATDNFDSASLLSAVPETLRALGLSWAKVRTVQAIAAAEQSGQIDFAHLAGLDDEAVIAALTVLPGIGRWTAEMFLLFALARPDVFSFGDLALRKALAQYYPDQDHAAVVRGWQPHRSYAARLLWRTFHVTPGVVEAAKRLA, from the coding sequence ATGCCCCGTTTGCCCGCTGCCCACCTCGCCCTGGCCCGCGACCCGGCGCTGATCCCGCTGCTGGAAGCTGGCCCGCTGCCGGAGTTGCCGCCCGCCGCCGACCCGCTGGCGTCGCTGATCCGCAGCGTCAACGCCCAGCAGCTCTCTGTCAAAGCGGCGGCGGCCATTGCCGAGCGGGTGGCGGCGGCCACCGACAATTTTGACTCCGCTTCTCTGCTCAGCGCCGTGCCGGAAACGTTGCGGGCGCTGGGCCTGTCGTGGGCCAAAGTCCGCACCGTGCAGGCCATTGCCGCCGCCGAGCAAAGCGGCCAGATTGACTTCGCTCACTTGGCCGGCTTGGACGATGAAGCGGTGATTGCTGCGCTGACCGTCTTGCCTGGGATTGGCCGCTGGACGGCGGAGATGTTTTTGCTCTTCGCATTGGCCCGCCCCGACGTTTTTAGTTTCGGGGACTTGGCGCTGCGAAAAGCGCTGGCGCAGTATTACCCTGACCAAGATCACGCGGCGGTGGTGCGAGGTTGGCAGCCGCACCGCAGTTACGCGGCCCGGTTGCTGTGGCGCACCTTCCACGTCACGCCGGGGGTGGTCGAGGCGGCCAAGCGTTTGGCATGA
- a CDS encoding YbaY family lipoprotein: MKIFSLFAATLLLGAAPTTQAQTVINGVTITKPGQKAAAPTRRTVPAFVDQNIPADWVDVRGRVATGSAGRTDLPAGSKVTVELRDITVPTAAKTLVSTTFPSASLPVSYQLVSSPRRFTSSGQYAVRVSVNNAAGKLIYSNTVQQLINPAAKRILADMRVSAP, from the coding sequence ATGAAGATTTTCTCACTTTTTGCCGCCACCTTACTGCTAGGCGCTGCGCCAACCACTCAAGCCCAAACTGTCATCAACGGCGTGACTATCACCAAACCCGGCCAGAAGGCCGCCGCACCTACCCGCCGCACGGTTCCGGCGTTTGTGGATCAGAACATTCCCGCCGACTGGGTAGACGTTCGCGGGCGCGTCGCCACTGGCAGCGCCGGGCGCACCGATTTACCGGCAGGCAGCAAAGTGACGGTGGAACTGCGCGACATTACCGTTCCGACTGCCGCCAAAACCTTGGTGAGCACCACCTTTCCCAGCGCCTCGCTGCCAGTCAGCTACCAACTCGTCTCCAGCCCACGCCGCTTTACCAGCAGCGGGCAATACGCCGTGCGGGTGAGCGTCAACAACGCGGCGGGCAAACTGATTTACAGCAATACGGTTCAGCAGCTCATCAATCCCGCCGCCAAGCGCATTCTGGCCGACATGCGGGTCAGCGCTCCGTAA
- a CDS encoding Crp/Fnr family transcriptional regulator — MNYPSLVWHLKRTELFADLELAELEKVAAATPYRSYQSGEVIYRMDDPADALYFVRSGLVKISKLFPNGKEAILSVVGQHDTFGELLLQPEERRPTQAETLERTTLIVLPRGELQKLLTAKPDLAMKLIRLMAARLFEAQSWSAEVSAYSAPERVASLLYRLAREFGRPHPQGVELSLRLNQEDIARMVGATRETVSHSLSKLKQGGAIVRPRTPIIVRMDALKRYIETGQ; from the coding sequence ATGAATTATCCCAGTCTGGTATGGCACCTCAAGCGCACGGAGCTGTTCGCAGATTTAGAGCTGGCTGAGCTGGAAAAAGTGGCTGCTGCGACGCCCTACCGCTCTTACCAGTCCGGCGAAGTCATCTACCGCATGGATGATCCGGCGGACGCCCTCTACTTTGTGCGCTCCGGCCTAGTCAAGATCAGCAAGCTTTTTCCCAACGGCAAAGAAGCCATTCTCAGCGTGGTGGGTCAGCATGACACTTTCGGTGAGCTGCTATTGCAACCTGAAGAGCGCCGCCCCACCCAGGCTGAAACGCTCGAGCGCACCACCCTGATCGTCTTGCCGCGTGGGGAGCTGCAAAAATTGCTCACCGCCAAGCCCGACCTGGCCATGAAGCTGATTCGGTTGATGGCCGCCCGGTTGTTCGAGGCCCAGTCGTGGAGCGCCGAGGTCAGCGCCTACAGCGCACCTGAACGGGTCGCCAGCTTGCTCTACCGCCTCGCGCGTGAGTTTGGCCGTCCACATCCGCAGGGCGTGGAGCTGAGCTTGCGCCTCAATCAGGAAGATATTGCCCGGATGGTGGGAGCCACCCGCGAAACGGTGAGCCACAGCCTGAGTAAGCTCAAGCAGGGCGGAGCCATCGTGCGCCCCCGAACGCCGATTATCGTGCGGATGGACGCCCTCAAGCGCTACATCGAAACCGGCCAGTAA